The proteins below come from a single Geobacillus thermoleovorans genomic window:
- a CDS encoding isoprenylcysteine carboxyl methyltransferase family protein, with protein MIVRFWFVFLAVAGMRVIELRLAKRNEQYVKALGAREFGARHYPLIVLMHVGFFLSLAVEALRKGARPSRRWPLLFPLFLVVQGLRVWTIGSLGRFWNTKILIVPNGQVVKKGPYRWLRHPNYVVVALEIALLPLLFQAPITALVFSLLNAFLLSIRIAVEERALAALTDYREAFRERPRFLPRLRGEAAIRKMRQAESSGQIKNSP; from the coding sequence ATGATCGTGCGGTTTTGGTTCGTGTTTTTGGCGGTTGCCGGCATGCGCGTCATTGAGCTTCGGCTTGCAAAACGGAACGAACAGTATGTGAAAGCGCTCGGGGCGCGGGAGTTCGGCGCTCGCCATTACCCGTTGATCGTATTGATGCATGTCGGTTTCTTTTTGTCGTTGGCTGTTGAGGCGCTTCGAAAGGGCGCGCGCCCGTCGCGCCGCTGGCCGCTTTTGTTTCCGCTTTTTCTTGTCGTGCAAGGGCTGCGCGTATGGACAATTGGGTCGCTCGGCCGTTTTTGGAATACGAAAATTTTGATCGTACCAAACGGCCAAGTAGTGAAAAAAGGGCCGTACCGATGGCTTCGCCACCCGAACTATGTGGTTGTCGCCTTAGAGATTGCGCTGTTGCCGCTTTTGTTTCAAGCGCCGATCACCGCGCTTGTCTTTTCGCTTTTGAACGCATTTTTGCTGTCGATTCGCATCGCGGTTGAGGAAAGAGCGCTGGCGGCGCTCACCGACTACCGGGAGGCGTTTCGGGAGCGGCCGCGTTTTTTGCCCCGGTTAAGGGGGGAGGCTGCCATCCGCAAGATGCGGCAAGCTGAAAGCAGCGGACAAATAAAAAACAGCCCTTGA
- a CDS encoding dynamin family protein → MGHIAIERPSLRLWLSKMIDMHDQLQSADDQEHADKVKQLIEKAASGELIVAFCGHFSAGKSSLINALLGEPMLPSSPIPTSANLVKVKAGPDYVRVFFHRDEPVEYEPPYDPDLIRAQCRDGETIEWIEISRTTDAIPPGVAILDTPGIDSTDDAHRLATESALHLADVVFYVMDYNHVQAELNFQFTKQLTDEGKTVYLIINQIDKHRDDELPFAEFRASAAEAFRRWGVEAARLFFLSLKDPSHPHNEWHELVACLRRLFADKEEWLVRGAESALKRIADGHLEHLRARHELLEQTIETRLEALGGADDEAAAIAELDRLEAELADWQTAPSRAEEAFRSELERVLQNAYVMPFETRERAEAYLQAMQPNFKVGLLFAKTKTEQERKRRLEAFYESVKAQAAAQIEWHVRQLLVQFGKEWHADDDWFSECQQWTAEWDETMLAGLVKQGAESSGAALLNYTDEVAAALKKRYRDSALALFAELKEQIAKRAAAQTETLNGQLSAAREKVELAARLARLRAERDERRRAFEQLIAAPCESASLDENRLAALTAPPVFRKARHAETAKPQAASKPAETSHLSVKEQALGQEAAGLGVSERADEARTLSSGRKQRSEEAAERLEEAAAWLERSELLGRFAGPLRDKARRLRERSFTVALFGAFSAGKSSLANALLGAPLLPSSPNPTTAAISKIAPPDHKHPHGTAVVKVKSELQIWADVQSSLRQCGHEADTWDEALRLCARLAESGAEHPAQKPHVAFLAAAAAGYERMNGRFGEIVSIGWEELETYVADEAVSCFLDEVVLYADCPLTCQGVTLVDTPGVDSLNARHTGVAFHYMKHADALLFVTYYNHAFSKADREFLLQLGRVKDTFALDKMFFVINAADLAQSKEELEAVISYMNGELARFGIRFPRLYALSSRLALAEKTGAEPGPRGVLADSGLSAFETDFFRFLTEELAEVAVESAYAELERARRAAEEFARAAGQSEAEKAEKRQALEAVKTKMHAVLAGIDDAYGRQALRQEVDELLYYVKQRVFFRLNDVFKEAFNPAVLRDDQGPARRALERCLDELLASVGFDLAQELRATSLRVESFLHKQLAEQFSRLFHELRRFDDALALTPPEPFAFSAPEFANALGDVDRVRFTKALSLYKNAKSFFERDEKRRMKEEIEAALVEPIDAYLAEQKERLVATYAEQYKAAVASLSAALAEQVDSYMEGLLAALAEAADHEALARIEAALRGLLSGRVGEAR, encoded by the coding sequence ATGGGGCATATTGCGATTGAGCGGCCGTCATTGCGGCTGTGGCTTTCGAAAATGATCGACATGCACGATCAGCTTCAGTCCGCGGATGACCAGGAGCATGCGGACAAAGTGAAGCAGCTCATCGAAAAAGCGGCATCCGGTGAGCTCATTGTCGCGTTTTGCGGTCATTTTTCCGCCGGCAAATCGAGTTTGATCAACGCGTTGCTCGGCGAGCCGATGCTGCCGTCCAGCCCGATTCCGACGAGCGCCAATCTCGTCAAAGTGAAAGCCGGTCCGGACTATGTGCGCGTCTTTTTCCACCGCGATGAGCCGGTCGAGTATGAACCGCCGTACGACCCGGACTTGATTCGCGCCCAATGCCGGGACGGGGAGACGATCGAATGGATTGAAATCAGCCGAACGACGGACGCCATCCCGCCGGGGGTCGCGATCCTCGATACGCCGGGCATCGATTCGACCGATGACGCCCACCGGCTGGCGACGGAGTCAGCGCTTCATTTGGCGGATGTCGTCTTTTACGTCATGGATTATAACCATGTGCAGGCGGAATTAAACTTCCAATTTACAAAACAATTAACAGATGAAGGAAAGACCGTTTATTTGATCATCAACCAAATCGATAAACATCGCGACGACGAGCTGCCGTTCGCTGAATTTCGCGCCTCGGCCGCCGAGGCGTTCCGGCGTTGGGGAGTTGAGGCGGCCCGTTTGTTTTTCTTGTCGCTGAAAGACCCGTCACATCCGCACAACGAATGGCATGAGCTTGTCGCTTGTTTGCGCCGGTTGTTTGCCGACAAGGAGGAATGGCTCGTCCGCGGCGCCGAGTCGGCGTTAAAACGGATCGCGGACGGCCATCTTGAGCATCTCCGCGCGCGGCACGAGCTGCTTGAGCAAACGATTGAGACGCGCCTCGAGGCGCTTGGCGGCGCCGATGACGAGGCGGCGGCCATCGCGGAGCTCGATCGCCTTGAGGCGGAGCTTGCCGATTGGCAAACAGCGCCGTCGCGGGCGGAGGAGGCGTTCCGTTCGGAGCTTGAGCGCGTGCTGCAAAACGCGTACGTGATGCCGTTTGAGACGAGGGAGCGGGCTGAGGCGTACTTGCAGGCGATGCAGCCGAATTTCAAAGTGGGCTTGTTGTTCGCGAAGACAAAAACGGAGCAAGAGCGCAAGCGGCGGCTTGAGGCGTTTTATGAAAGCGTCAAAGCGCAAGCGGCGGCGCAGATCGAATGGCACGTCCGCCAGCTCCTTGTTCAGTTTGGGAAAGAATGGCATGCTGATGACGATTGGTTCAGCGAGTGCCAGCAATGGACGGCGGAGTGGGATGAGACGATGCTTGCCGGCCTCGTCAAACAAGGGGCGGAATCAAGCGGCGCCGCGCTATTAAATTATACGGATGAGGTGGCGGCGGCGCTGAAAAAACGCTACCGTGACTCGGCGCTCGCCTTGTTTGCCGAACTGAAGGAACAAATCGCCAAACGGGCGGCCGCCCAAACAGAAACATTGAACGGACAGCTTTCGGCGGCGCGCGAAAAAGTGGAGCTCGCCGCCCGCCTCGCCCGCCTCAGAGCCGAGCGGGACGAGCGCCGGCGTGCGTTCGAGCAGCTGATCGCTGCTCCATGCGAGTCTGCATCGCTTGATGAAAACCGTCTCGCCGCGTTGACGGCGCCGCCGGTCTTCCGGAAAGCGCGTCATGCCGAGACGGCAAAACCGCAAGCAGCATCCAAGCCAGCGGAAACAAGCCATCTTTCCGTCAAAGAGCAAGCGCTCGGTCAGGAAGCGGCCGGCCTCGGAGTGAGCGAAAGAGCGGACGAAGCTCGGACGCTTTCAAGCGGCAGAAAACAGCGGAGCGAAGAGGCGGCCGAGCGGCTTGAGGAGGCGGCGGCTTGGCTTGAACGGTCCGAACTGCTTGGCCGCTTCGCTGGACCATTGCGCGACAAGGCGCGTCGGCTTCGCGAGCGATCGTTTACCGTCGCCTTGTTTGGCGCCTTCAGCGCCGGCAAATCGTCGCTGGCGAACGCCTTGCTCGGCGCCCCGCTTCTGCCATCGTCGCCCAACCCGACAACCGCCGCCATCAGCAAAATCGCCCCGCCCGATCACAAGCACCCGCACGGCACGGCGGTGGTCAAGGTAAAAAGCGAACTGCAAATTTGGGCGGATGTGCAATCGTCGCTTCGGCAGTGCGGCCATGAGGCGGATACATGGGATGAAGCGCTCCGCCTTTGCGCCCGCCTGGCCGAATCGGGAGCCGAACATCCGGCGCAAAAGCCGCATGTGGCTTTTTTGGCAGCTGCCGCGGCCGGCTATGAGCGGATGAACGGTCGATTCGGGGAGATCGTCTCCATCGGTTGGGAAGAACTCGAGACGTATGTCGCTGACGAAGCGGTGTCATGTTTCTTAGATGAGGTCGTGTTGTACGCCGACTGTCCGCTCACCTGCCAAGGGGTGACGCTTGTCGATACCCCGGGGGTGGATTCACTTAACGCCCGCCATACGGGAGTGGCGTTTCATTACATGAAGCATGCTGATGCGTTGTTGTTTGTGACGTATTACAACCATGCGTTCTCGAAAGCAGACCGCGAGTTTTTGCTTCAGCTTGGGCGCGTGAAAGACACGTTTGCGCTTGATAAAATGTTTTTCGTCATCAATGCGGCTGATTTGGCCCAGTCGAAAGAGGAGCTTGAGGCCGTCATTTCCTATATGAACGGAGAGCTCGCCCGCTTCGGCATCCGCTTCCCGCGCCTTTATGCGCTCTCAAGCCGCTTGGCGCTGGCGGAAAAAACGGGGGCCGAGCCCGGTCCGCGCGGCGTCTTGGCGGACTCCGGCTTGTCTGCCTTTGAAACCGACTTCTTCCGCTTCTTAACGGAAGAACTGGCGGAAGTCGCCGTCGAGAGCGCATATGCCGAGCTTGAGCGGGCGCGGCGGGCGGCAGAGGAATTCGCGCGCGCCGCTGGGCAAAGCGAAGCGGAAAAAGCGGAGAAACGGCAGGCGCTTGAGGCGGTGAAAACGAAGATGCACGCCGTGCTTGCTGGCATTGATGATGCCTACGGCCGGCAGGCGCTTCGCCAGGAAGTCGACGAATTGCTCTATTACGTCAAGCAGCGCGTCTTTTTCCGCCTCAACGATGTGTTTAAGGAGGCGTTCAACCCGGCGGTGCTCCGCGACGACCAAGGCCCGGCGCGTCGGGCGCTTGAGCGTTGCCTCGACGAGTTGCTCGCATCGGTTGGCTTTGATTTGGCCCAAGAGTTGCGGGCGACGAGCTTGCGTGTTGAGTCGTTTTTGCACAAGCAGCTGGCCGAGCAGTTCTCGCGCCTATTCCATGAGCTTCGTCGTTTCGATGATGCGCTCGCGCTCACGCCGCCTGAGCCGTTTGCCTTTTCGGCGCCGGAGTTTGCCAACGCCCTTGGGGATGTAGACCGGGTGCGGTTTACCAAGGCGCTTTCGCTGTATAAAAACGCCAAATCGTTTTTTGAGCGCGACGAAAAGCGGCGGATGAAAGAGGAAATTGAGGCGGCGCTTGTCGAGCCGATCGACGCCTATTTGGCTGAGCAAAAAGAGCGGCTTGTGGCGACGTACGCAGAACAATACAAGGCTGCCGTCGCCTCACTTTCGGCCGCTCTCGCGGAACAAGTCGACAGCTATATGGAGGGCTTGCTTGCCGCGCTCGCCGAAGCGGCGGATCATGAGGCGCTCGCCCGCATCGAAGCGGCGCTTCGCGGCCTTCTTTCGGGCCGCGTCGGGGAGGCGCGTTGA
- a CDS encoding YpbS family protein, producing the protein MSEVHHAITAHVQKQHTILKQFAMLDAERERLIDEAVERCRRGESFTVDGINEVTKRMNELAKSGLVPARRCVTPEMVREYVSRLERKERS; encoded by the coding sequence TTGAGCGAAGTGCATCACGCGATCACTGCCCATGTGCAAAAACAGCATACCATCTTGAAGCAATTTGCTATGCTCGACGCCGAGCGCGAGCGGCTCATCGACGAAGCGGTCGAGCGGTGCCGCCGCGGCGAGTCGTTTACGGTTGATGGGATCAATGAAGTGACGAAGCGGATGAACGAACTGGCCAAAAGCGGCCTCGTGCCGGCGCGCCGGTGCGTGACGCCGGAGATGGTGCGCGAGTACGTGAGCCGGCTTGAAAGGAAAGAGCGATCGTGA
- a CDS encoding sulfurtransferase, producing the protein MASLVSHEWLLRHLHDENTRILDCRFWLGDPAKGAAVYQEDHIPGAVYMDLERDLSGPVGEHGGRHPLPSAEQAADVFGRVGIDETVTVVAYDDQDGAMAARCWWLLRYFGHAHVYVLDGNYSEWKKKGHPVTNVVPAVASRPFRPRPDRSWLATVEDVRAAVRDRSVVLIDSREWKRYAGLEEPIDRRAGRIPGAVHRFWKDGMTEGGYWKSAVEQAARFADFDRGQPLIVYCGSGVTACPNVLALHEAGYHNVRLYVGSFSDWISYPDHPIETGDPSSDA; encoded by the coding sequence ATGGCGTCGCTTGTTTCCCATGAATGGCTCCTTCGCCATTTGCACGACGAAAACACGCGCATTCTTGATTGTCGGTTTTGGCTTGGCGATCCTGCGAAAGGAGCGGCCGTTTACCAGGAAGATCATATTCCTGGTGCCGTGTATATGGACTTGGAACGCGACTTGTCGGGCCCAGTCGGAGAGCACGGCGGCCGCCACCCGCTCCCGTCGGCCGAGCAAGCGGCGGACGTGTTTGGCCGGGTCGGCATCGATGAAACGGTGACCGTTGTCGCTTACGACGACCAAGACGGGGCGATGGCGGCGCGTTGCTGGTGGCTGCTTCGCTATTTCGGCCATGCCCACGTATACGTATTGGACGGCAATTATAGTGAATGGAAGAAGAAAGGGCATCCGGTGACGAACGTCGTCCCTGCTGTGGCGTCCCGCCCGTTTCGGCCGCGTCCGGATCGGTCATGGCTGGCGACGGTTGAGGATGTGCGCGCCGCCGTCCGCGATCGCTCGGTTGTGCTCATTGATTCGCGTGAATGGAAGCGATATGCCGGCCTGGAAGAACCGATCGACCGCCGAGCCGGCCGCATCCCAGGAGCGGTGCACCGGTTTTGGAAAGACGGAATGACGGAAGGCGGCTACTGGAAAAGCGCTGTCGAGCAGGCGGCTCGGTTTGCCGATTTTGACCGTGGGCAGCCGTTGATCGTTTACTGTGGTTCCGGCGTCACCGCCTGCCCGAACGTGTTGGCGCTCCACGAAGCTGGTTATCACAACGTTCGGCTGTACGTCGGCAGTTTCAGCGACTGGATTTCCTATCCGGACCACCCGATTGAAACGGGTGACCCGTCATCCGATGCTTAG
- a CDS encoding TlpA family protein disulfide reductase has translation MRKWLVVLLFLAVAGYGLWNVMAADKPNEANGAGPEVDQTAPDLTLPALGGQSVKLSALRGKAVVLNFWTSWCPPCKKEMPELAKFYERHGREVALLAVHLTTQDTLDNAERFAKANRLVFPVGLDVRGEALRQYRIQTIPTTYIIDPNGVIRRKIVGPVTAKRLEQETALFR, from the coding sequence GTGCGGAAATGGCTAGTCGTTCTTTTGTTCTTGGCTGTCGCCGGCTATGGCCTTTGGAATGTGATGGCGGCTGACAAACCGAATGAAGCAAACGGAGCCGGTCCGGAAGTGGATCAGACGGCTCCCGACTTGACCTTGCCGGCGCTTGGGGGCCAGTCGGTTAAGTTGTCGGCGCTGCGCGGCAAAGCGGTCGTCCTCAACTTTTGGACGTCGTGGTGCCCGCCATGCAAAAAGGAAATGCCGGAGCTTGCCAAGTTTTACGAGCGGCATGGCCGCGAAGTTGCGCTCCTTGCCGTTCATTTGACGACGCAAGATACGTTGGACAACGCTGAGCGGTTTGCGAAAGCGAACAGGCTCGTGTTTCCAGTCGGCCTCGATGTGCGCGGCGAAGCGCTTCGTCAATATCGAATCCAAACGATTCCAACGACGTATATTATCGATCCAAACGGCGTCATTCGGCGAAAAATTGTCGGCCCGGTGACGGCGAAGCGGCTCGAGCAGGAAACAGCGCTTTTTCGTTGA
- a CDS encoding FbpB family small basic protein, whose translation MRRSRKMTLQELISENKRQLLNDREALEKIEKKLEERMLKKAE comes from the coding sequence ATGAGACGATCCCGCAAAATGACTCTCCAAGAACTGATCAGCGAGAACAAACGGCAATTGTTGAACGATCGGGAAGCGCTCGAAAAAATCGAGAAAAAGCTGGAAGAGCGGATGCTCAAAAAAGCAGAATGA
- a CDS encoding acid-soluble spore protein N: MSNPKGSRKHFVPNHIGTQPRAAGGNKGKQMQDQSGQHAQVIQTKGE, from the coding sequence ATGAGCAATCCGAAAGGAAGCCGCAAACATTTTGTGCCGAACCATATCGGCACACAGCCTCGCGCCGCAGGAGGAAACAAGGGCAAACAAATGCAAGACCAGTCCGGCCAGCACGCCCAAGTCATCCAAACGAAGGGCGAATAG
- the tlp gene encoding small acid-soluble spore protein Tlp: MPRPKPDDRSDNVEKLQEMVQNTIENIEKAEETMQFASPEEQEKIRAKNRRREEAIAAMRAEIRDEAAAREHGCQ; this comes from the coding sequence ATGCCGCGTCCGAAACCGGATGACCGCAGCGACAATGTGGAAAAGCTGCAAGAAATGGTGCAAAACACCATTGAGAACATAGAAAAAGCCGAAGAAACGATGCAGTTTGCGTCGCCGGAGGAGCAGGAGAAGATCCGTGCGAAAAACCGCCGCCGCGAAGAAGCGATCGCTGCGATGCGCGCGGAAATCCGAGACGAAGCAGCTGCACGGGAACACGGCTGCCAGTAA
- a CDS encoding acyl-CoA thioesterase — MKVAEKQIEVRYAETDQMGVVYHANYLVWMEVGRTELIKQLGFHYADMEKEGIISPVVDLQVSYKKPLHYGETATVRTWIDAYDGIRVTYGYEILAPDGEVAVTGKSQHVCVKRDTFRPIVIRKYFPDWHEAYERAKR, encoded by the coding sequence GTGAAAGTGGCAGAAAAACAAATTGAAGTGCGTTATGCGGAAACAGACCAAATGGGCGTCGTCTACCACGCGAACTATTTAGTTTGGATGGAAGTCGGGCGCACGGAATTGATCAAACAGCTTGGCTTTCATTATGCTGACATGGAGAAAGAAGGCATCATTTCGCCTGTTGTCGATTTGCAAGTGTCGTACAAAAAGCCGCTTCACTACGGGGAAACGGCGACTGTCCGCACATGGATTGACGCCTATGACGGCATCCGCGTGACATACGGCTACGAGATTCTCGCCCCGGACGGCGAGGTGGCGGTGACCGGAAAGTCGCAGCATGTTTGCGTCAAGCGCGATACGTTTCGGCCGATCGTGATCCGCAAATATTTTCCTGACTGGCATGAAGCATATGAGCGGGCGAAGCGGTAA
- a CDS encoding PaaI family thioesterase, with amino-acid sequence MIDLAVVKEMSKHTLIDTLGIEIVEVGEGRVVATMPVDWRTHQPAGLLHGGASVALAETVASIGAYALVDPNTENVVGLEINANHVRAVRRGTVTATGTVLHRGRTTMVWDVRITDEQGELVCISRCTIAIIRKSERQG; translated from the coding sequence ATGATCGATTTGGCCGTTGTGAAGGAAATGTCGAAACATACGTTGATCGATACGCTCGGCATCGAAATTGTTGAGGTTGGCGAAGGCCGCGTCGTCGCGACGATGCCGGTCGACTGGCGCACGCACCAGCCGGCTGGGCTGCTGCATGGCGGCGCCTCAGTCGCCTTAGCGGAGACGGTCGCCAGCATCGGCGCGTACGCGCTTGTGGACCCCAACACGGAAAACGTCGTTGGATTGGAAATCAACGCCAATCACGTCCGCGCCGTTCGCCGCGGGACGGTGACGGCGACAGGGACGGTGTTGCACCGCGGTCGGACGACGATGGTGTGGGATGTGCGCATTACGGACGAACAAGGGGAGCTCGTCTGCATCTCCCGCTGCACGATCGCCATTATTCGAAAAAGCGAGCGCCAAGGCTAG
- a CDS encoding HesB/YadR/YfhF family protein has translation MFTQSFYRRRPFTYNKQVRRGSHEHHDYKKAFDWYKRELGLKPGDAIRFFARYGGCSTVQKGFSLGMAKDELVDKPAAQTTVDGITFFIEESDQWYFDGRDLTVDLDEKSNEPVFLVH, from the coding sequence ATGTTCACACAATCGTTTTACCGGCGCCGTCCATTCACTTATAATAAACAAGTGAGGAGGGGAAGCCATGAACATCATGATTACAAAAAAGCGTTTGATTGGTACAAGCGGGAGCTCGGGCTGAAGCCGGGCGATGCGATCCGCTTTTTTGCCCGCTACGGCGGGTGCAGCACCGTGCAAAAAGGGTTTTCGCTTGGCATGGCCAAAGACGAACTGGTCGACAAGCCGGCGGCGCAGACGACGGTTGATGGCATCACCTTTTTTATTGAAGAGAGCGACCAATGGTATTTCGATGGACGTGATTTGACTGTGGATTTGGACGAAAAAAGCAATGAGCCGGTTTTTCTCGTCCATTGA
- a CDS encoding magnesium transporter CorA family protein: MMKMYLSDANGKMREIDHIENGCWINLVAPTEDEIRYIAHHLDIPIDSIKDALDDEERSRVEKEDNHVLIIVDIPIVAHDEVDGPIYETIPIGMIITNTCFITVCLQENPIFEEFSKNKIKNFYTFMKTRFALQMLYMISTYYLRYLKQINRRTSEIEKELHQSMKNKELFSLLSMEKSLVYFMTSLKANNIVMERLMRLNYLRMYEDDQDLLQDVIIENKQAIEMAEVYSSILSGMMDAFASVISNNLNIVMKFLTAITIVISLPTMVASFYGMNVPIPYQHSPYAFLIAMALAGSLSAATAYIFWKKRYF, translated from the coding sequence ATGATGAAAATGTATTTGTCCGATGCCAACGGCAAAATGCGCGAAATCGATCATATTGAAAATGGCTGCTGGATCAATCTCGTTGCCCCGACGGAAGACGAAATTCGCTACATCGCCCACCATTTGGACATTCCGATCGATTCGATCAAAGACGCGTTGGATGACGAGGAGCGGTCGCGCGTCGAAAAGGAAGACAACCATGTGCTCATTATCGTCGACATTCCGATTGTCGCCCATGATGAAGTGGACGGCCCGATTTACGAGACGATTCCGATCGGCATGATCATTACGAACACGTGTTTTATTACGGTTTGTTTGCAGGAGAATCCGATTTTCGAAGAATTCTCCAAAAACAAAATCAAAAACTTTTACACGTTTATGAAGACGCGGTTTGCGTTGCAAATGCTGTACATGATTTCAACGTATTATTTGCGCTATTTGAAGCAAATCAATCGGCGGACGAGCGAAATCGAAAAAGAATTGCACCAATCGATGAAAAACAAGGAGCTGTTTTCGCTTCTCAGCATGGAAAAAAGCTTAGTGTATTTTATGACGTCGCTGAAGGCGAACAACATCGTCATGGAGCGGCTCATGCGCCTCAATTATTTGCGCATGTACGAAGATGACCAGGATTTGCTGCAGGACGTCATTATTGAAAACAAGCAGGCGATTGAAATGGCCGAAGTATACAGCAGCATTTTAAGCGGCATGATGGACGCGTTTGCTTCGGTCATCTCAAACAACTTAAACATTGTGATGAAGTTTTTGACGGCCATTACGATCGTCATTTCGCTGCCGACGATGGTGGCGAGTTTCTACGGCATGAACGTACCGATTCCGTACCAACACTCTCCGTACGCCTTTTTGATCGCGATGGCGCTCGCCGGTTCACTGTCAGCGGCGACGGCGTACATCTTTTGGAAAAAGCGATACTTTTGA
- a CDS encoding DUF502 domain-containing protein, which translates to MRFFVKHFLNGMLTIVPILLAVYVCYKVFTVLDGLLGQYVRPYLDGRYIPGLGLLATVALITVCGWLSTQYVSGRLIRLIDRLLESIPLMKTVYSVAKDTIASFVGEKRSFSQVVLVTMPESGWKCLGFMTMDDVGAWHDPLADYVAVYIPQAFQVAGLTLLVPKEQVEVVDISPEEAMKFILSGGVAVRKQKRLPQ; encoded by the coding sequence ATGCGTTTTTTCGTGAAACATTTTCTAAACGGCATGCTGACGATCGTGCCAATTTTACTCGCCGTCTATGTGTGCTACAAAGTGTTCACCGTTTTGGATGGGCTGCTTGGCCAATACGTCCGTCCGTATTTGGATGGCCGCTACATTCCCGGCCTAGGCCTATTGGCGACTGTCGCGCTGATTACCGTCTGCGGTTGGCTATCGACGCAATACGTAAGCGGCCGCCTCATTCGACTGATCGACCGGTTGCTTGAAAGCATTCCCTTGATGAAAACGGTTTATTCCGTCGCCAAAGATACAATCGCTTCCTTCGTCGGGGAAAAACGATCGTTTTCGCAAGTTGTGCTCGTTACAATGCCAGAAAGCGGCTGGAAATGCCTCGGCTTCATGACAATGGATGATGTCGGCGCTTGGCACGATCCTCTCGCCGACTACGTCGCCGTCTATATCCCGCAGGCGTTTCAAGTCGCCGGGCTCACCCTGCTCGTCCCGAAAGAGCAAGTGGAAGTCGTCGACATCTCGCCGGAAGAGGCGATGAAATTCATCCTCTCCGGCGGTGTGGCCGTCCGAAAGCAAAAGCGGCTGCCCCAATGA